A window of the Fusarium poae strain DAOMC 252244 chromosome 3, whole genome shotgun sequence genome harbors these coding sequences:
- a CDS encoding hypothetical protein (BUSCO:53613at5125) encodes MAPSNDEIEQALLDATYQVYKYDPDDTTVNKVRKQTEENLGLEDGFLSSDDWKKKSKELIKQRVEKLMDGWIPEENNEAGSDGEEEKEMGTDMKRSSPDAESAQPKPKRQKRTPKAKPTSKPKPKSSKAANKEESDPESGPSESSELSELSDLSEVEKPQKKRKQAALKKAPSKRKSKKAAVSEDEDEDVAVDSDAKTSEKDQETKNGGEEKTSAEETENKTIIDEEEEYSDVIDEPPKPKRKKKEKKEGASKPAKAPKAAAKKSSTSDDPNTEEIKKLQGHLVKCGVRKLWHNELKQYGDDAKAKIRHLKKMLADVGMDGRFSESKAREIKERRELLAEVESAREMSSLWGVEGRGRASRSKNKKIIESDASDAENNDDDDDDEDNSYAARRKRVRADLAFLGDDDESD; translated from the exons ATGGCACCGTCAAATGACGAGATCGAGCAAGCCCTGCTTGATGCCACTTATCAAGTCTATAAATATGACCCAGACGACACTACAGTCAACAAAGTTCGCAAACAAACCGAAGAGAATCTCGGCCTCGAGGATGGTTTCCTATCGAGCGACgactggaagaagaagagcaaggagCTCATCAAACAGAGAGTC GAAAAACTCATGGATGGGTGGATACCAGAGGAAAACAATGAAGCTGGAtcagatggagaagaagaaaaagagatgGGCACTGACATGAAGCGCTCTTCTCCAGATGCCGAGTCCGCGCAACCAAAGCCTAAGCGTCAGAAGCGCACGCCCAAAGCAAAGCCTACGTCTAAGCCAAAACCAAAATCAAGCAAGGCTGCCAACAAGGAAGAATCTGATCCAGAGTCTGGGCCCAGTGAATCGAGCGAGCTCAGTGAGTTGAGTGATCTGAGTGAAGTGGAGAAACCACAGAAGAAGCGAAAACAAGCGGCGCTAAAGAAAGCACCATCAAAACGCAAGTCCAAGAAGGCGGCTGTTtcagaagatgaggatgaagacgtTGCCGTGGACTCAGATGCTAAAACCTCAGAGAAGGACCAAGAGACCAAGAACGGtggagaagaaaagacatCCGCAGAAGAAACTGAGAACAAAACGATCAttgacgaggaagaagagtatTCGGATGTGATCGATGAGCCTCCAAAGCCcaagcgcaagaagaaggaaaagaaggaaggcGCAAGCAAGCCAGCAAAAGCGCCCAAGGCCGCCGCAAAAAAGAGCTCTACGTCAGACGACCCGAACACTGAAGAAATCAAGAAGCTACAAGGACATCTTGTCAAGTGCGGCGTTCGAAAGCTCTGGCACAATGAGCTAAAACAGTATGGCGACGATGCCAAGGCCAAAATTCGCCATCTCAAAAAGATGCTTGCCGACGTTGGAATGGACGGACGCTTTTCGGAATCTAAAGCCCGCGAAATCAAAGAACGGCGCGAACTCCTCGCCGAAGTCGAGTCTGCGCGGGAAATGAGTTCTTTGTGGGGTGTTGAGGGACGTGGTCGTGCAAGTCGaagcaagaacaagaagatcaTTGAAAGCGATGCCAGTGACGCTGAGAAtaatgacgacgacgacgatgacgaggataaCTCATATGCCGCGAGGCGTAAGAGAGTGCGGGCGGATTTGGCATTCTTGGGGGATGACGATGAATCTGATTGA
- a CDS encoding hypothetical protein (BUSCO:34853at5125) yields MADSSITFLPLGAIIQSLVVNGVNIVQGFPTQEDYEKHNSPYFGVTVGRVANRIKDARIDSLNGKEVILAANDGKNHLHGGRVGWSTRVWNGPKPVGIREVPGVEGLEGGESVAFKLTSEDGDEGYPGTVEVTVTYTTGTQKVDGKDATVLAMEYEAKLVGGADETVINMTNHSYFNPSGKETIADTEMTLPTASYLAVGDDLIPTGKIESFPGVTANETFTLGPQEPNIDHCFVLNTDPSSVPLDTRSQPLNLNVKAHHSGSGINLEVYSTEPTFQIYTGAGINVPAVNGLPARKARAGFCCEPARYVNAANVPEWKNQVLLKKGETYGARTVYKVWSD; encoded by the coding sequence ATGGCTGACTCTTCAATCACTTTCCTGCCCCTCGGCGCCATTATTCAATCTCTTGTCGTCAACGGCGTCAACATCGTTCAAGGCTTTCCCACCCAAGAAGACTATGAGAAGCACAACTCTCCCTACTTTGGCGTAACCGTTGGCCGTGTTGCCAACCGTATCAAGGACGCTCGCATTGACAGCCTCAATGGCAAGGAAGTTATTCTCGCCGCCAACGATGGAAAGAACCATCTCCACGGTGGTAGAGTTGGCTGGAGCACTCGCGTTTGGAACGGCCCCAAGCCCGTTGGCATCCGCGAGGTTCCTGGTGTTGAGGGTCTGGAGGGCGGAGAGAGTGTTGCTTTTAAGCTTACTAGCGAGGATGGCGATGAGGGATACCCCGGTACTGTAGAGGTCACTGTTACTTACACAACAGGCACACAAAAGGTCGATGGCAAGGATGCCACTGTTCTCGCCATGGAGTACGAGGCCAAGCTCGTTGGCGGTGCTGATGAGACAGTTATCAACATGACAAACCACTCTTACTTCAACCCCAGCGGAAAGGAGACCATCGCCGACACAGAGATGACTCTCCCTACAGCCAGCTACCTCGCTGTTGGCGATGACCTCATCCCCACTGGAAAAATCGAGTCTTTCCCTGGCGTCACTGCCAACGAGACTTTCACTCTGGGTCCTCAAGAGCCCAACATTGACCACTGTTTCGTCCTCAACACAGATCCTTCATCTGTGCCTCTCGACACCCGCAGCCAACCCCTGAACCTCAACGTCAAGGCCCACCACTCTGGCTCCGGCATCAACCTTGAAGTCTACAGCACCGAGCCAACTTTCCAGATCTACACTGGAGCCGGCATTAACGTGCCCGCTGTCAACGGTCTGCCTGCTCGCAAGGCCCGAGCTGGTTTCTGCTGTGAGCCTGCTCGTTATGTCAACGCGGCCAACGTACCAGAGTGGAAGAACCAGGTCCTGCTCAAGAAGGGAGAGACATACGGGGCTAGAACCGTTTACAAGGTGTGGTCCGATTAA